In Zingiber officinale cultivar Zhangliang chromosome 1A, Zo_v1.1, whole genome shotgun sequence, the DNA window gtatgattcctttgctatgtatgagcatgagtagctttacatgttagcattcagttttagcatgtttttatttatatacatgcatatcgagattttgtgagttagatagcgctcactaagtattttgcttatagtttgcattcctcctactgcagataaagaaaaaggaaagctaatatgaaggaaggcgacaaggagatgcaagaggggtgtgtgatgtctgcactatggaagtcctagggatccttgcgaataaaataaattatgatttgtttctttgagttaattaagtctttatgtgttaaggaaatttgataactgtttataaggataCTTAATACTGtatttgctattcagttgtggtcatggattagttttcctttattgttgctgagttaaaattattatactgcgtggttgattgttatgtgttccagccgcttgtggctgagtatatatattgcatgtattgttgaatatggtcaccggtacaggggagactctgccaaaattttttggtagagtttccatgtgatttttaatcataccggttaagtagagttagtagttaagtaacggtcatccttagagagtagtagtagtaagaagggtggtccttACAAAAGGTTTGAGAAgttgaatcccaattttgaaatatattagtCAATAAACAACGGATACGATGCATTTCTTGTATGTCCAAGAAAATACTAAAGGGTAACTGTTTGATTATCGCTATGTGTCGATCATGTAAAATAACAGCTCCATGATGCGTTCCTTTTTTTGTGGATgcttgaaaaaaacttttaaagtgacatAAGACAttgttccaatgcagtttctatccaacatcaactgaaccctacaatttaaaaaattaaaatttttttaatcaaactcTTTGAGCTTATCAAAATCAGAGAGTATCTAAGGTGATATCTTTGTAGATAATTTAAGTGTAGAGATAATACATCCGATCCACTTTTTTGTGCCAATATGAAAGGAGATTATTGTCGGAAATCCTAAAACCTTTCACTGTAGAGTCACGATCAATATAGATTTATAGGTGAAAATGCTTGATGGCACCTAAGGGGCACACAAAGATACTTAGGTAGGTTTGAGTTTTGGgaaagggggggggggatttCGTCACTAAAATAGCGCTACAATCAGAAAGATACGAAGAGCGATGAGACATGCACGAATTGAGAGAGAGAGGGGGAGATCACCatcactattttttaaaataaaaaagatttaaattataattcgGATGTCTAAAAAATGATTACTAATGAGAGGGGAATGTCGGGaggattaaaataaaaattctatatcattttaataattttctttttctacgtACTCTTGTTTTTGATAAATTGTCGTTATTTTTATCGTTAAATCTAAAATGCAttcgaatttttaaaaatatatatataaacaaaaagaaaaacacGCTGTGTTTGTCTTGCTCGCGACGTGGCTCAGCTCCGAAATTCTCGGAGCTCCCATCAACTGTACTTGGCCTCCTCATAGCACGTCAGGCTACACGCGTCAACATTTTAGCGGCAGTACGTTCCGGCCTTCAGATGTCCGGTGTCAGCCTCGCCCCACCCCATCCCCGCACACCCACGCGGGGTTGGTCGAACCAAGAAGTTTCCGGTCGCGGTACGGTCACCGACCAGCCCTGAATCTGATTCCCCCAACGGTCGAATTGGCAAAagcgtattattattattaccaaCGGTCAAAATCAGTGCCAAACCTGTCCGTCCGATGCGAATCCAACGGGAGGACATCGCGAACAGAATCGTCTCAGGAATCCCGATTCCCTACGGGCCGTGGAGTTCTTTTTGCCCTCCTCGCCTGGTGCCGTCCGTGGCGACTCACATTCAACCCCCGTTGCAGTAGCAGAGAGAGGCCAAGGAGGAGGAAGACAGAGCAGGAAATGGAAGCAGTGcccaaggaggaggaagaaaaacaCACCAAAACACCCTAGTTTTCCCTTCTCGAATCTCTTCTTCTCTAATCTTCGCACTTGAGGAAATCAAACTAGTGGAAGTTTTGGATTGGGGGATGTCACTGGAAAGCTAAACTCTCTCCTTTTTCGTTTTCTTTAATCAGGTGATTGCGAGGAAGATCATGGAGCTGAAGGAGACCTCTGCAATGATCAAACGACATGCTTCGATGTGGAGTATCGACGTGCTCAGATCATCTCGGTAATGTTTTCGAATCAGTATTTTCTTTCACACAGTTCTAGTTTGTTCAATGCGTTAGAAGAATCTATAAACAAGGAACTAAAAGATAACTTGCGTTCTATTTTTCCATTCTTTGATCGTTCGTACTCCACTCGTTTCAATTGAGGTATCAAATCATTCATTCTTTCCGACGGTAGTCGGTCTTTCTTTCCTTGGAAAGAAAAGGAACAGGAATTTTTATCTTCTTGACATAATATTTCATTTTGTTGATCTGCATAATAAGAAGCAATTGGGACGAGAGGCAGAGGATGTTGGCTGGGTGCTCGTCGAGGCTGCTGTCGGCGGGGCACAAAGTGAGTGAGAGTGGTGAGAATAACGTTCTTAGTCATTCTCGCATTCCACCTCCTCCGACGCAGCAGATGAGCACCCGCCGGCTCGACCTGCCCTGCAGCATCTCTTCCTcctcttgcaaggagaagaagaagctgcCACCGGCGAGCCGAGTCGCTTCTTGCCCCTTTATTAGGCCGCAGAACCCAGTAACGCATTCCTTTTCCTCGTCTTCCATAGTGCCCCAAGCATCCGCGTGGCGCGGTGGAGCCATTGACGTGGCGGAAGCTGGTGGCGTCGGCAGGCACTGGGAGCGCCGGAGGAGCCGGAAAAGATCCATCGAACTCGAAACCCTCGACGACAGCGATCAAACCAAGAGGACGAGGACTGGCGACCTCGACGATGACTCGAGCACCGGCGAAGAAGATGAAAAATACACAATCGAGGATTCGTCTCCCGGCTCCAGCTCTTGGTGCAGAGACTACAGTTCATCGCCAGGGAAGCGCAATGAACCTAATCGTTATGTTGCCGGTGCAATAGGCAACCCGACGGAGCAGCAGGGGTTTGAAGTCGTGAGCTTTCTCACGTCCTGCGCCGAGTCCATCGCCTCGGCGAACTGCCTAGCCATCAACTTTTTCTTAGCTCGACTCGGCGAGACGGCCACCACGACCGGCGCCTCCCCCATCCACCGAGTCTCCGCCTACTTCACAGAAGCTTTCGCGCTCCGAGCCGTTAAGTTGTTCCCTCGCATCTTCTCCATCGCTCCGCCGCGGAGCCTTGTTCACCCTTCGGACGACGATAACCACGTGGCCTTGCGGATCCTCGACTGCACCACTCCCATCCCAAAGTTCCTCCACTTCACCGTCAACGAGATGCTGTCGAAGGCATTCGAAGGGCAAGACAGAGTGCATATCATCGATTTCGACATCAAGCAAGGTGTTCAGTGGCCAAGCTTGCTCCAGAGCTTGGCTTCCAGGCGTCACCCGCCCACACACGTGCGCATCACCGGAATCGGGGAGTCCAGGCAGGAGCTCGCCGACACAGGGCTCAGGCTATCTCGTCTAGCGGAATCGATGGGCCTCGCCTTCGAGTTCCACGCGGTCGTGGACAGGGTGGAGGACGTGAGGCTCTGGATG includes these proteins:
- the LOC122037968 gene encoding protein DWARF AND LOW-TILLERING-like encodes the protein MLRCGVSTCSDHLVPQASAWRGGAIDVAEAGGVGRHWERRRSRKRSIELETLDDSDQTKRTRTGDLDDDSSTGEEDEKYTIEDSSPGSSSWCRDYSSSPGKRNEPNRYVAGAIGNPTEQQGFEVVSFLTSCAESIASANCLAINFFLARLGETATTTGASPIHRVSAYFTEAFALRAVKLFPRIFSIAPPRSLVHPSDDDNHVALRILDCTTPIPKFLHFTVNEMLSKAFEGQDRVHIIDFDIKQGVQWPSLLQSLASRRHPPTHVRITGIGESRQELADTGLRLSRLAESMGLAFEFHAVVDRVEDVRLWMLHVKREECVAINCVLMLHRALHDETGKAFSDLLELVRSTNPAIVVMAEQEVKHNEANWGRRMARSLKYYTAIFDALDHAMPKDSLARIKVEEMFAKEIRNIIACEGDDRVERHENFQGWKRLMEDGGFRNLGFRQRDMLQIHMILKMYSCSENYKLEKQGEGEALTLKWLDQALYTVSAWVPSKVAGSSSTSQSNLLLASA